From the genome of Sphingopyxis sp. DBS4:
TGCCAGCGCTTCCATCGCAGCCAACTCGCGCAATGCGCCCGGCTCGCGCTTGCCCGCGCCGCCGATCAGTAGCCGGAACACCCGCTCGACGCTCCATTCGGGCAGCGGCCGTTCGATCAGGTCGAGCGTATCGCCCGCCGCGACCGCGCCGTCCTCGATCACGCGATAATACCAGCCGCTGCGCCCGCTCGTCACCACCGTCGCGGGGACGCTGGCGATGCCGAAGCGGTGTCCCAGCTTCCAGCACGGCTGGCGCCCCTGGCTGACTTCGACCAGCGCCGTGCCGAGGCGGAAGCGGTCGCCGATGCAAAGATCGCTTTCGACCAGCCCTTCGGTCGAGATATTCTCGCCGAACGCGCCCGGTGCCGTCAGCAGGGCGTGGCCGCCCAGCGCCTCCGCCCACCAGCGATAATGGTCGCGCGGATAATGATGGATCGCCTTGTCGACCCCGCCGTGCACCGTCAGGTCGGCCTGCTCGTCGCCGTCGATGCCGAGGCGGCGGACGGCGCGTGCGCCCTCGAACGGCGTCTTGCCGATCGCGCTCGCCTCGTCGCCGCGAAAGGCGCGCGCCTTGCCGGTCAGTACCGCGTCGATCTTTATGCTCATGCCGCCTCCTGCTCGACACAGATCGCGCCGGCATCCTCGGCCGACAGCGGCAGTGCCAGCAGACCGCAGCGATGGGGCGCACCGTCCGCAGCATTGCGGATGAAATGGCGGCACTCGGCGCACAGGCCGAACGGACGGTAGCCGCGCCGCGTCAGATGTTCGGTCAGCATGCGTGCCAGCAGCGGTGCGAGCGCGGCGCGCTCGTCGCCGGTCAGGCCGGCAGTCATCGCATCGGCGACCGTTTCGGGGGCCTCGGCCAGCAGCGCTCGTCCCGCCGGGGTCAGCGCCAGCCGGACGAGACGGCGATCGTCCCGATCCTCCGACCGCATGACCAGTCCCTTGCGTTCGAGCGCGGCGACCGTCTGCGACACCGTCCCCTTCGTCTGGCCCAGCCACGCGGTCAGCGCACCGGGGGTGCGGGAAAAGCGATTGGCGACGGCAAGATAGCGCAGGGCCTGCCATTGGGCGGGCTTCAATCCCGCCCAATAGCCATCCCCCGCGATCAGCCGCGCCGCACGAGTCAGCAGGTCGGATAGCCGGTCGGTCATGAGCAAATGGTATCGACTAAAAACCATTTGCTCAACCCATATTGCGGATGGCATATGATTTGTATCGACTCGCTACCATTGCGATCGATCGAAGGAGAAGAACGATGACCCAGAAAGCGATTTTCTATCACGCCGGTTGCGGCGTTTGCGTCGATGCCGAACAGGCAGTCGCCGAAGCGATCGATCCCGCGCGCTATACCGTCGAAAGCGTTCACCTCGGCGAAAATCCGGGTCGCGTCGCGGAAGCGGAGGCCGCGGGCGTCCAATCGGTTCCCGCGCTCGTGCTCGGCGGTCAGCCCTATCACATCAATTTCGGCGCTTCGCTCGACGCGCTCAAATAAACTCGGCGCCGCGCGGGATCGTCAGCCCCCGCGCGGACCGAACAGGATCAGCGCCGCGCCGCCGAGACAGATCGCGGCGCCGATCAGATCCCAGCGGTCGGGCCGCGCGCCCTCGACCGCCCACAGCCACAACAGCGCCGCGACGATATAGACCCCGCCATAAGCGGCATAGGCGCGCCCGGCATGATCGGTATCGACGAGCGTCAGCAACCACGCGAACAGCGCCAGCGACGCCAGCCCCGGCAGGGTCCACCAGACCGACTTGTCCATCCGCAGCCACGCCCAGAAGGCGAAGCATCCGGCGATCTCTGCCAGTGCAGCGGCGATATAGGCGAAGGCGGTCATGCGCGCACCGTGGCGCGGGTGGATGGGAAAGGGAAGGGGAGAGCAGCTTGGAATGCGAGTTGCGTCCTTTTCTTTCGTCATCCCGGACTTGATCCGGGATCCATTCTTTCAACGCTGCGGGAATGGATCCCGGATCAAGTCCGGGATGACGAAGAGCAAGATCGGCCGCTTCCGGCCATTCCCACAAAAGAAAAGGGGCGACCCGCAGGTCGCCCCTTTCCGTGTCATATCGCTGTTCCGAAAGATCAGAACGCGAAGCCGAGACCGACAGCGAAGGTGTCGAAGTCGTTGACGTTGTTGCCGAGGAACTGGTGGCGATACTCGACCTTGCCGTACAGGTTCTGGCCCAGCTTGTGCTGGTAGCCGGCACCGACATAGGGATCGTCGATCTGGCCGAAGGTGTAACCGGCGTTGGCATAGAGCTTGCCGTTGGCACCGATCTTGGCGCCCGCACGACCACCGGCCGAGAACTGGACCTTGGCGCCGTCGATCAGGACCTTGTCGCCGGCGATTTCGGCGCCGCCGAAAGCGGTCGAGCCGAGGTCGAAATCATAGCCGCCCGCAACGCCGAGGGTGGCGTCGTCGAAACCGCTGCCGGTGATGTAACCGCCGCGCACTTCGACGCGGGCTTCGCCGCCATCGGCAGCAAAGGCAGGGGTGGTGGCGACGGCAGCCGAGAGGAGAGCGGCAGCAACTGCGAACTTCTTCATAATCTTTTCCTTTTCATTCCTTCGGACCACGCCCTTTGGGTCGCGGCCCGGGGCTCTAAATGGCCTTCGCGGCTGTCGCTGCAATGAATGGATCGTTCAGAATATGACAATTTTCTTACCTGTGTTATTTTTACAACACAGCATAGGTATGCGGGGGAGAACGCCTCAATCCGTCATCCCGGCGAAGGCCGGGATCTCGCCGATGCGTCATGATGCGAGGTCGAGATCCCGGCCTTCGCCGGGATGGCCGAGACTTGCCCGGGCCGATGTTTCAGCCCAGCGCCGCCTGTTTTTCCTCGGCGATGCGGTCGAGTTCGGCGCGGGTCGGCTTGGTCGCCGCGCTCTTGAGCTGGCCGCACGCGGCCATGATGTCGCGCCCGCGCGGCGTGCGGACCGGCGCCGAAATCCCGCTCTTGAAGATCAGGCTGCTGAACGCGCGCACCCGCTCGGGCGACGAACATTCATAGGGTGCGCCGGGCCACGGATTGAACGGGATCAGATTGACCTTCGCGGGCAGATTATAGTGCTTGATCAGCCGGACGAGCTCGCGCGCGTCGTCGTCGCTGTCGTTCTTGTCCTTCAGCATCACATATTCGAAGGTGATGCGCCGCGCGTTGTTCGCGCCGGGATAGGCGGCGCAGGCCGCGAGCAATTCCTCGATGCCATATTTGCGGTTGAGCGGCACGATCTCGTCGCGCACCTCCTTGCTGACCGCGTGCAGCGACACCGCGAGGTTGACGCCGATCTCTTCGCCCGCGCGCGCCATCATCGGCACGACGCCGCTCGTCGACAAAGTGATGCGCCGTTTCGACAGCGCCAGCCCGTCGCCGTCCATGACGATCTTCAGCGCACCCTTGACCTCGTCGAAATTATAGAGCGGCTCGCCCATCCCCATCATCACGATGTTGGTGAGCATCCGGCCGTCGGCGGTGTAATGGCTGCCGCCTTCGTCGGCGTCGTCATCCTCGGGATCGGGGCCGAAGCCGGCCATCGTCCCCTTGGGCCATTCGCCGAGCGCGTCGCGCGCGAGCAGCACCTGCCCGACGATCTCGCCCGCCGCCAGATTGCGGACGAGGCGCATCGTCCCGGTGTGGCAGAAGCGGCAGTTGAGCGTGCATCCGACCTGGCTCGACACGCACAGCGTTCCCCGATCGGCGTCGGGGATGAAGACCATCTCATATTCCTGGCCGTCGGCGGCGGCGAGCAGCCATTTGCGCGTCCCGTCGTTCGACACCTGCGCCTCGCGCACGGTGGGGCGGCCAATGATGAAGCGGTCGGTCAGCCACGGGCGCATCGCCTTGGCGATATCGGTCATCGCCTCGAAATCGGTGACGCCGCGATGATAGATCCAGTGCCAGATCTGTTTCGCGCGCAGCTTCGCCGCCTTGGCGTCGAGCCCGGCCTCGACCAGCACGCCGCCGATCGCGTCGCGGGTCAGCCCGACCAGGTCGATGCGGTTGCCCCCGCGCAGGGGAACGGTGCCCGTGGTGACTGGGTCGATATGGCCAGGAATCTGCATGATGCGCGCGCATATAGGCGGGAAGGGCAAAAAGCGCAATTCTCGCTCTCGTCATTGCGAGGAGCGCAGCGACGAAGCAATCCAGGGCGGAGCAAGGAGACTCTGGATTGCTTCGCTCCGCTCGCAATGACGATCTGAAGACAGGGTTACAGGTTCTTCAGAAACGCCAGTCGCTCCGCCACCGCGCCATCGGCTTCGGCATTACGCAGCAGCAGGACGTTCTGCACCAATATTTCCGCCGGCGTCGGTGTCTGCGCGAACAGCCCCATCACTTCGTCGGCAAAAGCATCGAGCGGCATATAGGCCTCGCGCGTCGACTGCCCCGGCGTCAGTTCGGTACGGACTGCGGGCGGCGCGAGTTCGATCACTTCGACCTTGCCTTCCAACTGGACGCGCAGTGCCTGCGTATAGCTGTGCAGCGCCGCCTTGCTCGCCGAATAGGTCGGCGCCTTGGGCAGCGGCACAAAGGCAAGCCCCGACGTGACGTTGACGATCGCGCTGTCCGCCGCCGCCGTCAGGTGATCGACCAGCGCGTCGATCAGCCGGATCGGGCCGAGGATGTTGGTGACGACCGTCGCCTCCGCGTCGGCCAGGTCGCGCTTTGCGTCCGCCCGTTCGTACATCATCACGCCCGCGTTGTTCACGATGATGTTGAGCGCCGGAAAGGCCGCCACGATCTCGGTTGCAAAGGCCGCGATCGCCGCCGGATCGGTGATGTCGAGCACCCGGGCGTGCAAATTCGCGCGACCCGCGGTCGCGGCTTCCAGCTTTGCTGCGTTGCGGCCGGTGACGATCACGACATTGCCCGCGTCGTGCCAACGCTGCGCGAGCGCGAGCCCGATGCCCGAGCCGCCGCCGGAGAGGAGAATGGTGTTGCCTGTGGTTTTCATGGAGAGTTCCTCGTTCGGGGTGGTGAGGAGGTCTATTTATTCCTATACTCTCCAAAGGAAAGAAGGCACCGAAAGGTGCTATACTTACCTGAAAGAGAGAAATGGATTTTCCTGCCATGCCGCAACCGGAAAAACGCGTCTATGACCCCGAGGTGCCCGTCGACCCGCGTGTCGAAATGCTCGTCAACGACCTGATCGGACGAGTCGCGGACAAATGGACGCTGCTTGTACTCGAAGAGTTGGAGGAGCATGGCACCTGTCGTTTCACGCGCCTCGCGCAGCTTGTTCCCGGTATCAGCCAGAAGATGCTGACCCAGACGCTGCGCGCCATGGAACGCGACGGACTGGTCCACCGCAAGGTCCACCCGGTCGTTCCTCCCAAGGTCGAATATAGTCTGACGGCGCTGGGGCATAGCCTCGGAGAAGCCTTTTGCGGCGTGTGGCAATGGGCGGAAATCAATCTCGATCGGGTGGAAGCGGCGCGGACGGCATTCGACGGGCGCGGATAACGCACCCGCCGGACGATTTATCTGGCACGGGTCGTGATGCGGATCGGCTGGCCCCGCGCCGCATCGGCGATCACCTGCTCGGCCTCGGCCGCCGCGAGGATGCGCGTGTCGCGCCGGCACGCGCGAACGTCATTCTTGCCTTCGAGGTCATAGTCGGGTGCGGTGCCGCACACCGCGACGACGGCGCGCCAGATGCGGCGGTCGAGCGCCTTGACGCCTTTTGCGGTGCTCAGGTCCAGGTCGGTATGCGCCACCGTCGCTGTGCGCGGCCCAGTGGGCTGGGCGAGAACGGGCTGGGCCAACGGCGCGGCAGCGAGAGCGGCGAGGATCAGAATCTTGCTCATCTTTGTCTCCATCGACCGGCTGATAAGGAGGGGAGGAAGCCGGCAGGACGGGAGATAATCCCCGGCTCCCCACGGCGGGAGCAACGATGTTGCGCGGCCATTCTGCAAAATTGCAGAATGCGGCCATCGCGCGTATCGCGCACAAGACATCATGTTCGACTGGAACGATCTTCGCTATTTCCTTGCCGTCGCGGAGAGCGGCAGCACGCTCGCGGCGGCGCGCGCGCTGCGCGTCAGCCAGACCACGGTCGCCCGCCGCATCGCGGCGCTAGAGGCGGCGATGGGGCTTACCCTCTTCGAACGCCGTCAGGCGGGCTATGCGTTGACCCCGGTGGGTGAAGCGATGTTGGCGAATGCGCTGGCGGTCCGCGACGCCGCCGATCGCTTCGACGAGGCGGCGGGCGCCCGCTCGCGCGACGCGGGCGGTGCGGTCAGCGTCACGGTGATGGAGATTTTCGCGATCACCGTCCTGCCGCCGATCCTGCGCGACCTGCGCGCGGCGCATCCCGAAATCCATATCCACCTCGACACGTCGGACGATCCGCGCGATCTCGCGACGGGCGCCGCCGACATCGCGATCCGCAGCAGCAAGCAGCCGGCAGGCGCGGGCCTCGTCGGGCGGCGCATCGCCGACAATGGCTGGACGCTCTATTGCAGCCGCGACTATGCCGACCGCCACGGCATTCCGCACAGCCGCGAGGAACTGGCGACCCACCCCTTCATCGGCGGCGGCGGCTCGGTCTGGGAACCCTATCGCGCGTGGCTCCGGCAATATCGGCTCGAGGAGTCGGTGGTCATGCAATATGATTCGGCGGCGGGCCTGCTCGCCGGGGTGCGCTCGGGAATGGGGCTCACCATCCTGCCGGCCTTTCTCGCCGACCACGAACCCGACCTCATCCGCTGCATCCCGCCCAAGGCCGACGATACGACGGGCCTGTGGCTGCTCACCCACGAACGGCTGCGTCATGTGCCGCGGGTGCGCATCGTCCTCGATTTCCTGGCGGGCGCGCTGACCCGACTGGCGCGGGAATAGGTGGGTTCGATCCTGTCGAAATACCGCTTTCCTAATATGTTTGCGCGTGGTTCAAATGGAACGGAAGACGGGGTCATGCCGTGGTTGGCGATGATTGGCCGGGAGGGGGTATTTGGAAAGATCGCAGGATTCCGGCAATGCTGCTGCGCCATTCGATGGGCTGCTGAAGGCACGCAAGCAACTCGGCGACAACGCTTTCGAGGAATGGCTTTATACGCCTGAAGAAGATTGGGGACCGGCGGAAGAAACCGAGCAGCAGGCGCTCGAGGCCGAATGGGCCGAGGACGATCTGAAACTTCGGATCAAGACCGCCGGTTATATTTCCATACCGGCGGGCTTCATTGGCTTGGGGGTTCTTTCTCTCTTCACCACGTCATGGGGCGCCCAGATTCCTTTTATGTGGGCGGTCATCAACCTTCCGCTTCTCACGCTTGCCGTGATTACTTGGCGGCGACGCGAACTGCGCCTTGGGCTCAAGCGCCCAGTCAAGGGCCGCAAGGCTCGCATCCTGGCGGCTATTCTGGTGCTGTTCTCCTTCCTGTCTTTCGTGCTGGCCTGGGTGTCGGCCATGATGCGCGGGTGAAGCCATGTCTTGGGAATGTCGTGATCGGCCTTTTTCGCCGTCAGCGCGATTCAGAGTGAAGTTGCGCAGTTTTCTGCCATTTTCCTCGCGAGCCGCTTTTTTGCTGTCGTCGCCCTTCGATCAAGTCCCGGGCGGCGAAAGAGAATGAATTGCGAGTGAAGTTGCGCGGAAATCCGTCGCTTTTCCGAACGGCCTCAGCGAAAGCTGGCGCACCCCAGTGCCGCTGCATCGATCGCGGTGGCGGCGCCGCGCAAGCGATAGGTGTCGGCGATCGCGCCGCCCGTCGCGGTCGCGCTTTCGACGCTCATGCTCGGTGCCGATCGCATCGCGGCGATGATCGCGGCGTCCATCCGCGCGTCGCTCGCCCAGCCATGCGCGTCGTTGCCGGTCAGGATGAAGCGGCGGCTGCCGACCGTCAGGCGAAGCTCGCGCCCGGTGCCGCGTTCCTTCGACAGGCGGACGTAGAATTGCCCGCGAATGCGCGACTTCGGCCAATAGCCGATGCTGGCATAGGCCTTGGTCTGCGGCTTGCCGATCGTCGCGGCGGGCGCGGCGATGGCGTAGCAGCGCGGGGTGCCGGGATCGCGAAACGCCCCCCAGCCGTCGAAGATGCCGAGCGCGGCCGGCGCGGCGGCCACGGCAAAGGGAGGCAGCGCCAAGGACAGGAACAGGAGGAAAGCCGCGCGGCGCATCGCGCCTCGATTGCGCGAAAGCGGCTGATTTGCAAGCATGGCTTGCGCGGCGCGATGCGTTCGTTAAGGAAGGTGGACATTTTTACGGGGGCAGGGAATCGGGGCGCCGCCGCGCCCGCGATGACGGCCTTCGGGGACTTCTCCCGCAAGATACTGAGGATGGCGGATTAGAATGAAAGCGACGATCGAACGCGCAGTGCTTCTGAAGAGCCTCGGCCACGTCCAGTCGGTGGTCGAACGGCGCAATACCATCCCCATCCTGTCGAACGTCCTGATCGAAGCCGATGCGACCGGTCAGCTCAAATTGATGGCGACCGACCTCGATCTCCAGGTCGTCGAAACGATCGCGGCGAAGGTCGAAACCCCCGGCACGACGACCGTGTCGGCGCACACCTTGTTCGAGATCGCGCGCAAGCTGCCCGAAGGCGCCGAAGTCAGCCTCGCCGCCGCCGAGGGCAAGATGCAGGTGAAGGCTGGCCGCTCGAACTTCAACCTGCCGACGCTGCCGCGTGACGATTTCCCCGTGATCGCCGAGGGCGACCTGCCGACCAGCTTCGAATTGCCGGTCGCGGAACTCATCCAGATCATCGACAAGACGCGCTTCGCCATCTCGACCGAGGAAACGCGCTACTATCTGAACGGCATCTTCTTCCACGTCGCCGAAGATGCGACGGGACCGGTGCTGAAGGCGGCGGCAACCGACGGCCACCGCCTCGCGCGCTACACGGTGACGCGCCCCGACGGCGCCACCGGCATGCCCGACGTCATCGTCCCGCGCAAATGCGTCGGCGAGATCCGCAAGCTGCTCGACGAGGCCGAAGGCAATGTCGAGATCAGCCTGTCGGCGTCGAAGATCCGCTTCCAGCTCGGCAATGCCGTGCTGACCTCGAAGCTGATCGACGGCACTTTCCCCGATTACAGCCGCGTTATCCCGACCGCGAACGACAAGCTGCTCAAGGTCGATCCAAAGAGTCTGTTCCAGGGCGTCGACCGCGTGTCGACGATCGCCAGCGAAAAGACCCGCGCGGTCAAGGTCGGCCTCGACAAGGATCGCATCACGCTGAGCGTGACCAGCCCCGAAAACGGTACCGCGGCCGAAGAACTCGCCGCGGGCTATGACAGCGACGCGATGGAGATCGGCTTCAATGCCCGATATCTCAGCGACATCCTGGGCCAGGTCGACGGCGACAGCGTCGAACTGCACCTCGCCGACGCGAATGCGCCAACACTGATCCGCGAGAGCGAGAAGAGCCCGGCGCTGTACGTGCTGATGCCGATGCGGGTCTAAGACCCTGATCGGATTATACTGAGACACTTTCCTGCTTATCTCGTCATCCCGGCGAAGGCCGGGATCTCACCGGTGCGTTAGGTCGATACGGCGAGATCCCGGCCTTCGCCGGGATGACGATTCGGTTCTCGAGCCTCACGCTCGCAATGACGAGGTGTCTTGGCGTTACCCCGCCTTCGCCACCCGCCAGATCATATTCCCCGTATCGTCGGCGACCAGCGCGCTGCCGTCCTTCGCGACCTTGACGTCGGCGGGGCGGCCGCGGGTCGTCTTGCTGTCCTTGGCGAGGAACTGGTCGAGGAAGGGGACGGGCAGCGCGTCGACCGGCTTGCCGTTCGCGCCGAACTTGACGAAGATCACGTCATAGCCCGCCACCGGCTCGCGGTTCCACGATCCGTGCCGTGCGATCAGCGCGCCGTTCGCCCAGCGCTCGCCGAGCGCCAGCCCGTTGGTGAAGGTGAAGCCGAGCGGCGCGACGTGGGCGCCGAGCGCATAGTCCGGGCGCTTCACATATTGGCGGCGATCCTCTTCCTCGGGCGGAACGCGCGGATCGACGAAGCCACCCCAATAATACCAGGGCCAGCCGAAGAAATCGCCTTCGTCGACGGTGGTCATATAGTCGGGCACCACGTCGCTGCCGAGCATGTCGCGCTCGTTGACCACCGCCCACAGTCGGTCGCTGCCCGGATAGTAAGCGAGCCCGACCGGATTGCGGATGCCCGCGGCATAGGTGCGGACATAGCCGTTCTCGGGCCGCACCTCGAGCACGCTGGCGCGGCGGGTTTCGTTGCCCATGCCCTTTTCGCCGATGTTGGAATCGGCGCCGACCCCGACATAGAGCCAGCCGTTGGGCGCCGCGACGAGGCTCTTTGTCCAGTGGCGGTTGGTGCCCTTTGCGGGCAGGTCGGCGATCTTCTTCGGTTTGCCGCTCATCTTCGTCTCGCCCTCGACATAGGGAAAGGCGAGGATCGCGTCGGTATTCGCGACGTAGAGCGTCTTGCCGACCAGCGCCATGCCATAGGGCGAGTTGAGGCCGGTGATATAGGCGCTTTTGACCTCGGCCTTGCCATCGCCGTCGGCGTCGCGAAGCAACGTGATGCGGTTCGCCGATTGGCCGCCGGCACCGGCCTTGCTCATCAGGCGGGCCATGATCTTGTTCTCGATCCCCGAGGTGTCGCGCGGCGGACTCTCTGCTTCGGCGACCAGCACGTCGCCGTTGGGCAGCACGAAGATCGAACGCGGATGGTCCAGCCCCTCGGCAAAGCGCGCGACCGTCAGTCCCTCGGCGGCATGCGGGGCCTGACCGGCGGGCCAGCTTGTCGCCTCCGGCACGTTCATGGTCGGGATGACCTGGCCGCGCTGCGCCGCCATCACCGGCACGCGGCCGCTGAGTTCGGCGGTCGAAAAGCGCGCGACGTCGGGCCGCGACAGCCAATAATAAGCGGCGACGGCGACCACGATCAGAAGGGCGAGGACGAGGCCGGCAATTTTCAGGATTTTGCGCATGAAACCGGTCTTACACCGCGATGAGGCGGCGGCAAAGGGGCGATTGGCGCAGCATGTTGGTTAATCCGGGCGGCATCCGCATTAACCTTACCTGGACGTTCATCACGGTCGGGAACGGGCTGGTCAGGCGTTCGGGGTAGAGCGGTGCCGATGCAACGGGCCGGGGACAGCATGCAACTGCCAGCACCTTTTCTAGCCGACCGCACCGCGGTCGACGATGCCGCCATGCTGATTCGCGAGCATGGCGAGGAAGCGGGCTTCGCGGCGGCGGCGCGCGCGGAACAATATCGCGTGCTCGGCAATCACCTCCATTTTGCGCGCTGGCGACAGATCGAGCGGCTGATCACCTATCTTTCGATCGAGAGCGCGCTCGACACGGTGCATTAAAGCCCTATTCCCGCCTTCGCGGAAACATCCTCCATAGACGCTGCAAATCAAGGCTTCTCCGTATACTCCACCCAAAGCCGCTGCGATGACAGCGATTGCGGAGAAGCAATCTCAACATTCTTTCAACGCATGGCCGGGACGCAAACCGCAATGGGTGAAAGCCTGTCGGACATCCGTGGTGCAACCTTGCGTCAGCGACTATACGCTCGGCAAGGGCGAGCCCGTCCCGTTGATGGCGCACGCATCGTGGCAACGCTTTGCGAACTTATAAGTGCTAGGTAAGACGTCATGGCAGGCGACACGCTACCCCGTAAAAAGACCATGACACCCGGAATGGAGCCGGAGCCCGATTTCGCCCATCGGATACGCCGCGCCGTCATCTGGCGTTCGGGTTCTCAGATCGCGGGACAGATTATCGCCTGGGCGGCCACCTTCCTTGTCATTCGCATTCTGACGCCCGAAGACTATGGCCTTTTTGCGCTGACGCAGGTCATGTTGATGCTGCTGACCCTGCTCAATGGTCAGGGGCTCGCGAGCGCCGTGATCCAGCGCCAGGATATCGATAAGCGCGCGATGCGGCAGATTTTCGGGCTGCTACTGCTGCTCAATGGAACGCTCGCTCTCGCGCAAATCGCATGCGCACCGCTGGCCGCGGCCTATTATCGCGAACCGAGGGTAGCGGACCTGCTGCGCGTGCAATCCCTCATTTATCTCACCACTCCCTTTTCTTCGCTTGCCTATGCGCAGCTCGCGCGCACGCTGGAATTTCGTCGCCAAGCGCAAGTCAACATGCTGTCCGCGCTGATCGGGGCAGCGGTGGCGCTGGGCGGCGCATTGGCGGGCTGGGGAGTCTGGGCGCTGGTCTGGGCGCCGATCGCGCTGTTCGCGACGCGGGCGCTGGGACTGACGGTCGCAGCGCGGATGTGGCTTTGGCCCAGCTTCGATTTCCGCGGTGCGGGGGCGATCGCGCGCTACGGTGGGCTGGTGGCCGTAGGGCAGTTTTTCGGCTTCGTGCAAAGTCAGGCAGATATATTGGTCGCCGGCCGCTGGTTCGATCCGCATCTGGTCGGGGTCTACACGACGGCCTTGTTGCTGACGCAGATTTTCAACAACAAGGTGGTGCCGCCGTTGAACGAAGTGGCTTTCGCGGCCTATTCGCGAATGCAGGACGATCGCCCGGCCTTGGCCGCGGGGTTCACGCGCTCGACCCGCGCCATCATGGTCGCCGCGATGCCGTTTTTCTTCGGCCTTGCCGCCGTTGCGGAGCCGCTGGTGCTCACATTGCTGGGCGAAAAGTGGCGCGAAATCGTGCCGCTGCTTCTGCCGCTGGCGCTTGCCATGCCTTTCTGGACCCTGTTCACCCTCTTGCGTCCGGCGACCGACGCCCTCGGGCGCCCCGGCATTGGATCGGGCAATGCGGCTGCTGGCGCACTCTTGATGCCGGTGACCTTTCTGGTCGGCGCTCGATGGGGGATTGCCGGCATCGCCTGGGCCTGGCTGTTCGCCTATCCGCTTCTCCTGGCCTATTCC
Proteins encoded in this window:
- a CDS encoding lipopolysaccharide biosynthesis protein, with amino-acid sequence MEPEPDFAHRIRRAVIWRSGSQIAGQIIAWAATFLVIRILTPEDYGLFALTQVMLMLLTLLNGQGLASAVIQRQDIDKRAMRQIFGLLLLLNGTLALAQIACAPLAAAYYREPRVADLLRVQSLIYLTTPFSSLAYAQLARTLEFRRQAQVNMLSALIGAAVALGGALAGWGVWALVWAPIALFATRALGLTVAARMWLWPSFDFRGAGAIARYGGLVAVGQFFGFVQSQADILVAGRWFDPHLVGVYTTALLLTQIFNNKVVPPLNEVAFAAYSRMQDDRPALAAGFTRSTRAIMVAAMPFFFGLAAVAEPLVLTLLGEKWREIVPLLLPLALAMPFWTLFTLLRPATDALGRPGIGSGNAAAGALLMPVTFLVGARWGIAGIAWAWLFAYPLLLAYSAARSLPIIGIRPAVFIRAAAPPILAAAAMAIMVGMIDHMLPSLPQAIRLALLIFSGGLIYCAWLVLFARETIDDLIRLVRGKSIEAD
- a CDS encoding sorbosone dehydrogenase family protein, translating into MRKILKIAGLVLALLIVVAVAAYYWLSRPDVARFSTAELSGRVPVMAAQRGQVIPTMNVPEATSWPAGQAPHAAEGLTVARFAEGLDHPRSIFVLPNGDVLVAEAESPPRDTSGIENKIMARLMSKAGAGGQSANRITLLRDADGDGKAEVKSAYITGLNSPYGMALVGKTLYVANTDAILAFPYVEGETKMSGKPKKIADLPAKGTNRHWTKSLVAAPNGWLYVGVGADSNIGEKGMGNETRRASVLEVRPENGYVRTYAAGIRNPVGLAYYPGSDRLWAVVNERDMLGSDVVPDYMTTVDEGDFFGWPWYYWGGFVDPRVPPEEEDRRQYVKRPDYALGAHVAPLGFTFTNGLALGERWANGALIARHGSWNREPVAGYDVIFVKFGANGKPVDALPVPFLDQFLAKDSKTTRGRPADVKVAKDGSALVADDTGNMIWRVAKAG